The following DNA comes from Spirulina major PCC 6313.
GCCTGACCATGCTGGGGGCGGAGGAGATTCCGGAGGTGTTTATTTCGCGGCAGCGGTGCAGTTTGTGCCCGTGGTATGACCATTGCCATCAGGAGGCGGCAGCGTCTCAACATCTTTCGTTAGTGCCTGGGGTCACCCCCTCGCGCTACAGTGCATTGCAGGCCGTGGGCATTACAGAGTTGGCGCAATTGGCCCAACTTGATCCCCAATGTTTGCAGCCTGAGGTGGATCGGCCGATCGCCGCTCAAATGCAACAGCAGGCGTTAGCGTTGGTGGACGATCGCGCCCTACCTACCCCAGAAGCGATGGTGCGATCGCAAACCTTCCCCCCCCTCGCCCCGATTGAACTCTATTTCGACCTCGAAGCCGAACCCGATCGCAACGTGGATTTTCTCTTCGGCGTGCTCTGTGTCAACCATGTTAAACAAACCGAAACATTTCACGGCTTTTTTGCGGAAAAACCCGAAAATGAACCCCTAATTTGGCAGCAATTTCTCGCCCTCCTCCATCGGTATCCCACTGCCCCCATCGTGCATTTTTCTGCCTACGAAGTAGAAACGATTAAACGGTTAACAAAACGTTATCGGATGTCACAGCATCCCCTCAAAACCCTTTTACCCCGTTTCATTGACGTGCATGATTGGCTGCTGAAATTAGCCGTGCTCCCCGTCGAAAGTTATTCCCTCAAATCCGTTGCCAAGTGGCTTGGATTCACCTGGCGGGATGAAGGACTCAGCGGGGATCAAACGGTTTGCCTATATGAAAAATGGCTAGAAGCAGGGGATCAAGACGCTTTAGCAACCATTATTCGCTATAACGAAGACGATTGCCGCGCCACCCATAAATTACGACTGTGGCTGACAGAATGGCAGCGATCGCTACACAATCTTTGAAGGAATTAAGCCCCTCAAGGGTTGATTTTGCGCCTCAGGTTGTCCGCTTTGATTAAAGTTATGCGTAAGGATTCAGGTGGGGGGGGGGTTGACAAATCAGAAAAAACAGCTAGGTTAGCACAATGAAGCCCATCGAGATTCCCCCAGCCGTCGAACGAGAGCAACTGAGACAAGCATCATCAGAGGTGCTGGTGGAACTGGTGTTGCGGCAACAAGAGATTATTCAGCAACTAGTCTGGGAAATAGAGCGGCTCAAGAACAACGCCAACAGCGATAGCGAGAGTTCATCGAAACCCCCATCAAGCGACATCCACAAACGCTCAGAACACCAACCCCCAGAAAAAGAGCCACCAAGCCAAGGAAAGCGTAAACCCGGTGGGCAACCCGGTCATCAGGGAAAAACTCGCAAAGGGTTTGGCAGAATAGACCGCTACGAAATGGTGCGAGCGCAAGTGTGTGGGTACTGTGGGAGCCAAGAGTTGAGCCTAGTCCCCCGAAAAACGCGCCGCCATGAAGTAGCCGAGTTAATCCAACCCGCCATAGAAGTAGTGGAGTATGAGCAGCAGTGCTGCTGTTGTAGCCGATGCGGACAGGAAACATGGGGAGAGTTACCGCCGCCAGTGCTGGGAGGTCAAAGCTTAGGAGCCGGACTGCAATCCCTGTTGGTGTGGTTGGGGAACTACGCTCACATGAGCTATGAAAAGCAGCAGGAATTCCTAGAGGAACTGGGGAATATCACCGTGGGAGTAGGGACATTACAAGCGACCAATGAAAGGGCATCCCAAAGCGTTAAGCCGACAGTAGAGGAACTGGGAAACTGGGTGAAACACCAAGACTACGCCCAAGTGGATGAAACACCATGGCTAGTCAAGGGAGTGAAAGAGTGGATGTGGGTAGTGTGCGGGGTGGGTTTTTGCCTCTTCCACGCCGCTGATACTCGTTCAAGGGCGGAATTAGAGACCCTATTAGGTCGAAGCTTTGATGGTGTACTCGTCTCTGATGACTTCAGTGTGTACAACGGTTATGAGGTGAAAGCCCAGCAGAAGTGCTTGGCTCATCTAAGGCGGCACTTCAAGAAAGTCTGCAAGCTCAGGCATGGAAAAAATCCAGAGTTGGCGAAGGCATTCCTGGATTTGATTGACACAGCCTTTGAGCAGCATCGTCAGTGGCGTGAAACCGAGGATGGGGCTGCCTATCATCAATGGGCGGCGGGCTTTATCTATGAGGTGAAGGCGGCTGTGGAGCATTGGCTCCCCCTGGCTGGGCATGAGGCGGGCTTGTTATTGCGCTCTCTACGCGATAAGGCAAATCAGTGGTGGTATTTCCTGTCCCATCCAGAAATTCCCCCGGATAATAATCGTGCGGAACGCTCGTTGCGGTTGGCTGTAACCAAGCGTAAGGTTTGTGGTGGCTCGCGTTCGATGGCAGGTTTTGCCCAGACGGCAAGGTTACTGAGTGTGATTCAGACTTGTCGGACTCAAGGGCGTTCGGTGTTGAGTTTCTTGAAACAAGCTTTGATGGCGACGGCTTCTCCTGAGCAAGTCTCCATGCCTTCCCTCATCCCTGCTACCTGAATCCTTACGTCAAGACGGATTAATAGGTAGTGCATTAGATTATTGTGGGGAAGGAGAGGATATCCTGCCAACTCCAGCGATGGTCAGTCAATCCTGCTCGTTGTGCCGCCGTGCTCTTGTAGCGACTGTGCTGCCAGATCCAGTTGAAATAACTCACCACTAAACGCACCGTCACCTTTGTCTGCTGCCACAGTTTGCCAAACTTGTTCTGTCGTCGATGCCACCCTACCCGTCTGCTGCCTGATAATTCCATTGGTACGCTCCAACCGTTGCGTTTGGTCTTTGCCAATGTAGTGCTCAATTTCCAGCGGCAGTACCCGCTCATATCCTCCCCAGTTGTCACTATTCCATTGCTGGCAATGGGTCTTTCCCTCCGTGCTCACCACCAGTTCTTCAATCAGTTCATCGGTGTGTTTCCCCACTCGTGCTGTCAAGATTAACCCGCTCGAATCTGCCAAACTCATCGCAATCCAGCAATCGCCTACTTCAACTTCTTCGGGCAAGCATTGTTTGTTTTTTTTTCACGAATGACCACATCTCATCAGCACTCACGTCCTCCGTTTCCACGCCCTGCACTTGGTCGTTATGAACCAGCAAAGCTTTAGCACTGGCGGCACGAATAATACTGACCACGGTGTTATAGGCTAATCCGCTGATGCGGCTGACTCCTCGCAAGCTAGTGCCTTCACTGTGGGCTTGAAGTACTTGCTCAATCTGCTCCGGAGTAACATGGCGATAGTAGTAGAGGGTGTCAAAACTCTCGGCAAAGGTTTGCTGGCAGTGAGGGCAGAAGTAGCGTTGATGACCATTGGGCATTTTGCCGTGTTTGTGGGTTTTGGGATGACCGCAGAGCCGACATTCCATAGTTTTAGTGCAGTGGTAACGATTCCTCTACTTTACCAAACCCACATCATTTTGACGCACTACCGATTAATAGTGAACATCGTCTAGTTTACAAAATCGCAGAAGATACCCTCATTATCGTGTCTTGTCGCCTCCATTATCAATAACCTCAAAATAGAACTGAAATGATATAGCAATTTCTAGAGCCATGCGGTACAGAGATCCCCCTCAATCCCCCTTAAAAAGGGGGAAGTAAGATTCTCATGAGTCGCGAAAACGCTATAGAAAATCTCCCACCCACCCAAACCCCATCTGCCCGTGAACTAGCCGGTGATTTAGTTGGTTGCTTAGAAAGTCCCGAAGACCTCTCCAATAATCCAGATTATTTTCAAGGATTTGGTGAATGAACTACACCCTTACAATTCAATGGTCAACAGATGATCAGTGCTTTGTTGTTTTTCTGCCTGACTTTGCCGATACCGTCCTGCAACCCGTCACCCACGGCGAAACCTACGAAACCGCCCTCAAAAACGCCCACGAAGTTATTCAGCTCCTGATCGAAACTGCCCAAACCGAAGGAACATCCTTACCCCACCCCCAAACCGCTTAACTTAAATCACGCCCCCATGCAAAACACCCCTAACATTGACGAAACAATCCTCGCTGAAGCCCTCGCCCTCAGCAACAACCAAACCCCCGAAGATGTGCTTAAAACCGCCCTCCAAGAATACATTCAACGCCGCCGCCAACTTCAAATCATCGAACTTTTCAACACCATCGACTACGATCCAGACTATGACTATAAACAGCAGCGTCATGTTTGCTTTGAAACAAGGTTTAACGCCTAGCGGTAGAGCTACAATTCATCTGCTAATAATTCTGGATCAAAGAGCTTGCGCGTTAACTGAGGGCGGCTTCGGATTGTTCGAGGATGCTTTGCCATTCTTGGATGAGGCGGGGGGGAATTTTGAGGATGAAGAGGCTTTGGGATTGGGTGGGGACGGAGAGGAGACAGGGGATGGCGGGGTCGAGGTCGGGGATGATGCTGGTGATGTCGTATTGGGCGACGTTGTCGGGAATTTCGCTCGGATCGCGCTTAATTTTGGTGGAGACGTTGGGGAGTTGGAAGCGTTTGCCGAGGGAGGTTTCGAGGATGAGGGGTTGCTCGTGGTCGAGGGGAGTAAGGTCAGGAAAGCCAACGATCCTCAGGAGAACGGGATCGCGGTGGTCGCCGTAGGTGTGGGTGAAGGCGATCGCTTGCCAGGTTTGCCGATTGAGGTCGCGGATGCTGGCTTTGGAGCGATAGAGCATCCGACCGGGGGCATCGATGTGGGTATACAGATCCGCCTGGGCGGGGGCGCTGAACCCGAAGCTGATGCAACAGAGGAGGAGCGCGATCGCTGACCCACGACGCAGCAGGCGAAATAAAGCATTGAGGTGAGACGTGAGGTTAACCATGATTCAGAGAAAAAATGTAGAACTGGGGCGATCGCGCCCCAAAGGTCAGGATTTTAGTTGAGTTGGGGGATTAATTGGACATCTTAGCCAATGCTGCCTGGGCTTCGGGGACGAAGACTGCATACATGCCGCGCAGATCACCGGCTTGGAAATCGTAGGCGAGGTCTTGGGGATAGTTGTTCTTGACGAAATCCGGGCGGCTGGCTTTCGCGCCGTGGCAGGCGAGACAGGTGGCTTCAACGTTGATGCGGCGATAGTAGCGGGTTCCGGGTTCGCCGTTGATGGTTTCGGTTTGGACGAAGCTGATCAAGTCGGGGTGGGTCTCGAAGGTGGTCAGGGCGGCGCGGGCGGTGTCGGTGTCGGGGGCGTGGGCGGGGTTACGGTAGCGGCTGGCGATTTGCTTGACCTGCCAGGGGTGGGTTTCGTTGAGTTGCTTGGCTCGCATCCCGACGGGTTTGCAGACTTCTTTGAAGGTTTCGACGGTGGGGGGTTCGGTGCGGTCTTCGAGGGTGGAGGCGAGTTGCGATCGCATTTGGTCTAACTGTTCAATTTCCTGGACGACCTGGCCGAGTTCGGCGGGGGCAGGGGTTGCCCAAGCGGGGGCGGTGAATCCTAGGCTGAGGAGGAGGATGAGGCTAAAGCGCAGGAAAATGCGTTGAATAATCATGAGAAGTACGCTGATGTTTCAGTTTATTAATTATATAGCTAATCAAGAATATAAATGATATACAGTTCACATTAATTAAAAACAACCCCGTTAAAATTAAGTGAGGAATCGTTATTGATCGCGCCGCATCCCTAGGCATCGGGGCGCGATCGCGCCCCTTCTTCTGTCTTGCTGACTTGCTATGACCCTCACCCCTGGTCTGAACGCCCTAAAACAAAAGGATTATCCAAGGGCGATCGCGCTCTTGACCCACTATTGCGATCGTCACCCCGACCCCCAGGCCGTGGACTACTACAAAGCCCAAATCGGTCTGTGCCAAGCCTATCGCGCCACGGGCAAGATTCAACCGGCCCTAGACTGCTGCACCCGACTGCAAGCCAGCCCCTATCCGAAGGTGCAACAGTGGGCGGCTCAACAACGCCAAAGCCTGCACCGCCCCAAGCCGGAACAGGCCCTGCTCACCACCTTGCAGCAGGCCATGGATCAAGGGGATTACACCACGGTGATCACCCGTTTGGCCAAGACGCATTTTCCCCCCTCCTCCACGGCGACGAAACTAAAGTGCTTGCTGATCGAAGCCTATGAACAGAACGGCCAGCGGGAAGACGCGATCGCCCACAGCCAAGCCCTGCTCACCGACCCCGATCCGAAGCTGCAAAATTGGGCGCAACAGACCCTAGACCGTCTCGCGGCAGCGTCAGCAGCTCAAGCCTCACGTCCGCATCAGGGATGGCGGTGGCTGGGTTGGGTGGCGGTTTTGGGTGTGGTGGTGGGAGGGGTGGTGGGAGGGGTGGGGCGGTGGTTGCCCATGGAAAGGCAGGTTTCAGGATGGTCTGCGGATGTTGCGTCTTCACCCACGCCGATGACAGTGGAGCTGCCGACGCAATCGGATTGGCAACTGAGTCAATCGGCCCAGCGGTATACGTTGGCGTTTTCTCCGGCGGTGCGCAGCGAAATCATCCGCCAAAGCCAACAGGGACGCAATGCCAACGCGCCCCAGGTCAACGAGGAGAATACCTATTACGAAATTTACGGGCAGACGGCGGCGGATCTGCTACAGGAAATTCCGCTGCGGAGTCCACGCATGGATCACTACAGCGGCAAAACAGCGATCGCAACGGCAGCCCTGAAACCCAGTTGGAAATACGAATTTGTGCGGGTGGGGGCGGATTTTTGTGCGATCGCCACGGTGGAAACGATCGCGGATGTGGTCTATACCTTCCCGAAATGGGTGGACTATGACCAAGCCGATCGCCGCTTGCAACAACGCTGGGATATCTTTTTAAACGCCGTCACGCGCCATGAGCATCGACATCGCGATATTTTAATCGAAGCCTTGGTGCAAGCAGAACCCGCGATCTTAGCCCTCGAACCCCAGCCCACTTGTGAGCAAGCCGTGACCCAAGCCAACGCCGTGATGCATAACTTAATTAACCAATCCAACGAAAAACAGCACCACTTTGATGCCACGGATGATCACCCGGATTATTATGCGTTGCGGAGTCTAATGGTGGAAGAATGGCGCGATCGCCTGCCTTAACCCATTGATTAACCAAGATTCTAGGCCATACAAAAAATGGGAAGGACGATTCCCAAGCCCAGGGGGAGAATTTCAGGACGATCGCTGCCCCGCTGGAAGCAGAAATCGTTAAGATGGTGTCTAAGCAGGCATTGCCTG
Coding sequences within:
- a CDS encoding TM0106 family RecB-like putative nuclease, with translation MIVLTDDLLLNYTRCTRRAYLTVYGDRSQRTADKEFVLKLRREHQRLVQDHLTGQTVVTPDYAPGDWQAGAEQTELLMAQGVEQIHRGILYWDAPLSTLDSLTTTPQAITAVGRPTLLVKQTGSSRFGDWCYRPVNIKLGKRPKSEYKIVAAFQAILLAHVQIMPPTLAQLILRDGGTYWVDLAQWEGKVWEVILDCLTMLGAEEIPEVFISRQRCSLCPWYDHCHQEAAASQHLSLVPGVTPSRYSALQAVGITELAQLAQLDPQCLQPEVDRPIAAQMQQQALALVDDRALPTPEAMVRSQTFPPLAPIELYFDLEAEPDRNVDFLFGVLCVNHVKQTETFHGFFAEKPENEPLIWQQFLALLHRYPTAPIVHFSAYEVETIKRLTKRYRMSQHPLKTLLPRFIDVHDWLLKLAVLPVESYSLKSVAKWLGFTWRDEGLSGDQTVCLYEKWLEAGDQDALATIIRYNEDDCRATHKLRLWLTEWQRSLHNL
- the tnpC gene encoding IS66 family transposase, whose amino-acid sequence is MKPIEIPPAVEREQLRQASSEVLVELVLRQQEIIQQLVWEIERLKNNANSDSESSSKPPSSDIHKRSEHQPPEKEPPSQGKRKPGGQPGHQGKTRKGFGRIDRYEMVRAQVCGYCGSQELSLVPRKTRRHEVAELIQPAIEVVEYEQQCCCCSRCGQETWGELPPPVLGGQSLGAGLQSLLVWLGNYAHMSYEKQQEFLEELGNITVGVGTLQATNERASQSVKPTVEELGNWVKHQDYAQVDETPWLVKGVKEWMWVVCGVGFCLFHAADTRSRAELETLLGRSFDGVLVSDDFSVYNGYEVKAQQKCLAHLRRHFKKVCKLRHGKNPELAKAFLDLIDTAFEQHRQWRETEDGAAYHQWAAGFIYEVKAAVEHWLPLAGHEAGLLLRSLRDKANQWWYFLSHPEIPPDNNRAERSLRLAVTKRKVCGGSRSMAGFAQTARLLSVIQTCRTQGRSVLSFLKQALMATASPEQVSMPSLIPAT
- a CDS encoding type II toxin-antitoxin system YoeB family toxin, with amino-acid sequence MNSEHRLVYKIAEDTLIIVSCRLHYQ
- a CDS encoding type II toxin-antitoxin system HicB family antitoxin codes for the protein MNYTLTIQWSTDDQCFVVFLPDFADTVLQPVTHGETYETALKNAHEVIQLLIETAQTEGTSLPHPQTA
- a CDS encoding type II toxin-antitoxin system VapB family antitoxin; translation: MQNTPNIDETILAEALALSNNQTPEDVLKTALQEYIQRRRQLQIIELFNTIDYDPDYDYKQQRHVCFETRFNA
- a CDS encoding DUF3122 domain-containing protein — protein: MVNLTSHLNALFRLLRRGSAIALLLCCISFGFSAPAQADLYTHIDAPGRMLYRSKASIRDLNRQTWQAIAFTHTYGDHRDPVLLRIVGFPDLTPLDHEQPLILETSLGKRFQLPNVSTKIKRDPSEIPDNVAQYDITSIIPDLDPAIPCLLSVPTQSQSLFILKIPPRLIQEWQSILEQSEAALS
- a CDS encoding Tll0287-like domain-containing protein — protein: MIIQRIFLRFSLILLLSLGFTAPAWATPAPAELGQVVQEIEQLDQMRSQLASTLEDRTEPPTVETFKEVCKPVGMRAKQLNETHPWQVKQIASRYRNPAHAPDTDTARAALTTFETHPDLISFVQTETINGEPGTRYYRRINVEATCLACHGAKASRPDFVKNNYPQDLAYDFQAGDLRGMYAVFVPEAQAALAKMSN
- a CDS encoding DUF922 domain-containing protein, with amino-acid sequence MTLTPGLNALKQKDYPRAIALLTHYCDRHPDPQAVDYYKAQIGLCQAYRATGKIQPALDCCTRLQASPYPKVQQWAAQQRQSLHRPKPEQALLTTLQQAMDQGDYTTVITRLAKTHFPPSSTATKLKCLLIEAYEQNGQREDAIAHSQALLTDPDPKLQNWAQQTLDRLAAASAAQASRPHQGWRWLGWVAVLGVVVGGVVGGVGRWLPMERQVSGWSADVASSPTPMTVELPTQSDWQLSQSAQRYTLAFSPAVRSEIIRQSQQGRNANAPQVNEENTYYEIYGQTAADLLQEIPLRSPRMDHYSGKTAIATAALKPSWKYEFVRVGADFCAIATVETIADVVYTFPKWVDYDQADRRLQQRWDIFLNAVTRHEHRHRDILIEALVQAEPAILALEPQPTCEQAVTQANAVMHNLINQSNEKQHHFDATDDHPDYYALRSLMVEEWRDRLP